The following is a genomic window from Apodemus sylvaticus chromosome 10, mApoSyl1.1, whole genome shotgun sequence.
GCCGCTCACACTGGAACATGTGAGATACTTCCTCTACCAGCTGCTTCGGGGCCTCAAGTACATGCACTCTGCTCAGGTCATCCACCGTGATCTTAAACCCTCTAACCTTCTGGTCAATGAGAACTGTGAGCTCAAGATTGGTGACTTTGGAATGGCCCGTGGCCTGTGTACTTCCCCTGCCGAGCACCAGTACTTCATGACTGAGTATGTGGCCACTCGCTGGTACCGTGCCCCAGAACTCATGCTCTCCCTGCACGAGTACACACAGGCTATTGACCTCTGGTCTGTGGGCTGCATCTTTGGTGAGATGCTGGCCCGGCGCCAGCTCTTCCCAGGCAAAAACTATGTGCACCAGTTACAGCTGATCATGATGGTGTTGGGAACTCCATCACCAGCTGTGATTCAGGCTGTGGGGGCTGAAAGGGTGCGAGCCTATATCCAGAGCCTGCCACCAAGGCAGCCTGTGCCTTGGGAGACAGTCTACCCAGGTGCTGACCGCCAGGCCCTCTCCCTGCTGGGACGCATGTTGCGATTTGAACCCAGTGCCCGAATCTCAGCTGCTGCTGCCCTTCGCCACCCCTTCCTGGCTAAGTACCATGACCCTGACGATGAGCCTGATTGTGCCCCACCTTTTGACTTTGCTTTTGACCGTGAAGCCCTTACCAGGGAGCGCATTAAGGAGGCCATTGTGGCTGAGATAGAGGACTTCCATGCACGACGGGAGGGCATCCGCCAACAAATCCGCTTCCAGCCTTCTCTGCAGCCTGTGGCTAGTGAGCCTGTGTGTCCAGATGTTGAGATGCCCAGTCCCTGGGCTCCAAGTGGAGACTGTGCCATGGAGTCACCGCCTCCAGCACTACCACCATGCTCTGGCCCTGCACCTGACACCGTTGATCTGACTCTGCAGCCTGCCCCGCCGGCCAGTGAGCTTGCTCCACCAAAAAGAGAGGGCGCCATCTCCGACAATACCAAAGCAGCCCTCAAAGCCGCCCTGCTCAAGTCCCTGAGGAGCCGGCTCAGAGGTGGTTTGTGGGCCCAGCATCTGGGTGGTAGTGGAGTGGTAGACAGGGATTCTGGGATGGAACCGTAAGCCCTTACCTTTCCCTTGTCCAACTTTTCTGCAGATGGGCCCAGTGCACCCTTGGAGGCACCCGAACCTCGAAAGCCTGTGACAGCTCAGGAACGCCAGCGAGAACGAGAAGAGAAGCGCAGGAGGCGACAAGAGAGAGCCAAGGAGCGGGAGAAGAGACGACAAGAGCGGGAACGCAAGGAGAGGGGGGCTGGTACCTTGGGGGGGCCCTCTACTGACCCCCTGGCTGGACTGGTGCTCAGTGACAATGACCGAAGCCTGCTAGAGCGGTGGACTCGCATGGCTAgacctcctgcccctgcccctgccccagcacCTGTACCAGCACCGTCCTCTGCCCAACCCACTAGTCCTCCCACAGGCCCAGTATCTCAGTCTACTGCTCCTCTACAGCCTGCAGGCTCTATTCCTGGTCCTGCCTCCCAGCCTGTTTGCCCACCCCCCGGCCCTGTTCCCCAGCCTGCTGGCCCTATCCCTGCCCCTCTCCAGACTGCCCCTTCCACTAGCCTTTTGGCCTCCCAGACACTTGTGCCACCTAGTGGGTTACCTGGTTCTGATGCCCCAGAACTTCTGCCTTACTTCCCATCTGGCCCACCACCTCCAGAGCCTGGGCTCACCCCTCAGCCTTCTACATCAGAGTCACCTGATGTCAACCTGGTGACCCAGCAACTGTCCAAGTCTCAGGTGAGAAGAGAGAAAGCCTGGGATATCTTGATCTGGTCCTGGAAGGTGGGTTGGGTAGTTGTCCATGTTGGATGAGAGGAAGCGGCAGAGGGAGGCTTACCTCCTTGAGCCTGCCCCCTTGCTCATAGAAGGAACATAGAAAGCCAGTGGAGAGGCTATTGGGAGGTAGGCGCTGCTTGGAGAATGTCTGCCTTAGAGACAGCCTCATGCACTAGCACTTGGTGATTCAAAGGCAGTGTTCATGCTCTGGGATATCTGGGCAAAGTAGTCAGGGATAACAGGGCGTGCCCTGCTGATCTCATTTTGTCCTTCCTGGCACCTGTGTTATAACCTGTTATTGTCCCCTACAGGTGGAGGACCCCCTGCCTCCCGTGTTCTCAGGCACTCCGAAGGGCAGTGGGGCTGGCTATGGCGTTGGCTTTGACCTGGAGGAATTCTTAAACCAATCTTTTGATATGGGTGTGGCTGATGGTCCACAGGATGGGTAAGATGGCTGGACTGGGCTTTAACAGAGGGTCTGAATGGCTGCTCAACCAGCCCGGGCTGAGAATACTCATCcctatttcttttccttacagCCAGGCAGACTCAGCCTCCCTTTCAGCCTCCCTCCTTGCTGACTGGCTTGAGGGCCATGGCATGAACCCTGCCGACATTGAGTCTCTGCAGCGTGAGATCCAGATGGACTCCCCAATGCTGCTGTCTGACCTGCCTGACCTCCAAGAGCCCTGAAACCCACAGCTTGTGCCTTGCTGCCAGGACACACCCAGCTTCAAGGCCCAGGGGTGCGATCCAGAGGGCTGCAGCCTTGGGCCTGGCAGGTGAGGCTCAGCTTGAGTTACTCTGCAGGTTCATCTCAGACCCACCTTTCAGCCTTAAGCAGCCACCTGAGCCACCACCGAGCCATAACAGGATTGGGAGGCTCTACTCCCCCCTGAGCAGTCTTCTCCagtattgtattttttattattgttgtaatATGCATTTGTTTTGCCATCAAAATGAGGCCTGTGAAATACAAGGTTTCCTTTAACCTGACTCTGTGTGTCATTTTTGGAGTTGGGGTAAAAACACCAGCAGTAGGGGACTGAGGAAGGGCCAGGTGCTCATATTTGGAGCCAAGTAACTGTTCGTCCACAGAGCCAGTCCATCAGATCTGAAGGTTTATTGAGACCTCTacttcccacccactcccagcccACAGACTGCTCCATGCTGCCGCTCATGACAATCTCCAGGGCAAGCAGGGGACCAAGTTACCAAGCCTATCTTTGCCATGGCTACTTCAGAGGTGATGAGCAGTTGCCCGCTGTGGTGAGTTGTTTTGGTGTTGAATTTTGAGGGACGAGTGAAGGCAGATAGGGTTGGGTTCCCAGATGCTCACTGAGGGGGTTGATGAGACCAAGGCAGGAAGTATTCTGAGGAGagctgtgtgagtgctggggtgTGGCAGTGGCCATTCAGAAGCAGCTTGGCAGTGCCATAGGTGCTGCATCACTCTGCCGAGGAGGGTAGCCTCACACAGACAGCTCTGCAGTAAGGAAGCTGCTGAGGCGGCCTGCATTAGCTGGCAGCTAGAAGGTAGCTTCTGGCTCTCAGCTGTCACGAAGGGGTAGAAGCAACTTGGAGTTTGTATGGATTTCAGCCAGATCCAGGCTAGCATGGCTTGGCCACAGAAAAGCCTGGAGGGCTGTTGACAGCCTAGCCTCCGGTGGAATGCTACAGGGCCTGGCTGTATGTGGGGGCAGCAGTTTGCCAGGGCATAGATGGTGCTTAGGAATTGTGGGTAAAGCATGGAGGGAGAATATGGAGACTTGGGACTTCCAGGGGAGAGGTGGGGCCTGCTTGGGCCAGCCCCTCAGGCCCGACGAATTTTCATCTCAGTGCGCTTGAGGGAGTAATAGAAGCCTTTCCACTGGGCCCAGTTGATGCCATTGGCATAGGAGAGGTGGGAACCACCCAGGTAGAAGCCATTGAGGTTGGCGAAATGGCAGCTTCTGAACCAGAAGGCGCCTGAGGACAGGGCTGCACAGTTCTGCACAAAGAGGTCCTGGTCTCGATCAAAGGTGGAGAACTTCTGACCACTGTGGTAGGATAGTGAGTCACCTGGCAAAAGGGAGGAAGACTAGAAAAACTGCTGCCAGGAGCTGAGAGGGTGACAGCAGTTGATGAATGTACTTGGGATGACATGATGTGGCATCCTATCGGATGAGGGCACCCTCCTTCCCTGAGCCACAAAGAGAACAGCTGTTCTTCTGCAGAGCTGCCTGGAGCAGGGCCAGGGTGGCTGTTCCCTGGGGCTGAGGTTCATGTAGCTGAAGGGTCTGCGGAGAACTAGGGCTCTTCCACACCCAGAAGGGTTGAGGGAGGGGTCTTAAGGAACCAATGGAGCGGGCCAATCCTACATTACTAACCCCAGCTCTTATTgatctgccccctcccctcctcccctaccACTGCCCCTGAAGAAGCCAAGATGGGTACCTGCCCCGCCATCCTCGAAGCCAGCCACGTAGAGGGTATAGCCATCCTCCTCGGCGCTGACCGCATTGGGGGAGATGGAGAAGTCAGTGTACTTGGCAAAGGCTGTGTTGTTCTCAAAATCTTCCAAGTCCACGCGCAACTCATACTTCTGCTTCAGAGTCAGGAGGTGCAGGTTCTGCAGCCCTAAGGAGGGGTGGCAGCTGGTCAGCAAAGACTTGACTGAGGGGCAGCCCCCACCCCATGGCCCCCACCTTACCCAGCCAGTACTCCCCGTCAGCACGGCCAAAGCCCAGCTTGTAGTCGCTCCAGCCCCGGAAGAAACTCACTGAGCCGTTGAATCTTTTCTGGAAAACCTGGAAATAAGGGGACAAGGGGCTGGACGATGGTTatccagttccccccctcccaggTGACTGGGCCAGTTTATAAGGGACTGTAGTGGGTTTTAGGGAACTGCGAAAACAGAACACACTCTAGTAGCTCCAGGCCTCTCATTGAGCATCTGCTGCTGAGAAGGGGGTAACTACCAGGCCTCGTGTCCACTGGAAAAGACCAAGAGGGAGTGGGGGCCTGTAGACATAGCTTAGTGGCAAAGTATCCACCTAACctagaggccctgggttccatcccagcactgcATGATAAAGACAGCAGGAGTCTCTCGAATCCTTGGCTGTGAGTTCTGGTACTGTGTGGCCCAAGGCTAGCAATACCACTTACCTGGGCCTGCAGCTCCTCATTTAGAAAAGGCACCTACCCGCCACTGTGAGGACAGTATGCATTAATTAGCCTCAAGCGCACCAGTGTTAGCAGCCCTGGATCCAGCCTCCATAACGATGAGAAGCCCACTTCACAGAGCTGGCACCTAGGACTGTGCGGCTGCCGGAACCCCATCTGACCTGAGGCCCCTTTGCCTACTCACCGTCCACTTGCCCCCCTCAGTTGTCATGTCACAGAAGACGGGCACTGGCACACTGGGGCCGTAGGGGTAGATGAGGTACACACCGTCTTCCTGATAGCCCTGGGCGTAGATGTCATCACAGTCCAGGGGTTGCTGAAGACAGGACTTCTCCAGAGCTGCGAGTGGCAGTAAAGGGACCGTGAGGAGAAAGACAAAGGCATAAGGACACCTCTGTATCCCAATTTTGCTCCAGGCCTAGGGGACCCTGTCCTGAGAACTCTGGAGATTTCTCTAGGGGGATACCTGCCACTCTGTAGAGGAGGAAACAGTCCTGCAGAGCCTCACTTAGAATGGCCTCATCCAGCCTGCTGACCAGGCCATGTCTGTGAATGGGGCAGCTTACCATCTCCCCGGATCCCGGAGGCTTGCGGGGCGCACGGGGGAGGCGTGGAGAGCagcatcagcagcagtggcagagcTGGGAGGGTCTGGTGATGGGAAATGGGGTGAGTGTAGCCCCTAACATGGGCCAGACACCTCCCAGGGCTCTCCCTGCCTGAAACCTGCCCTCTGTCTTTTCCCCCCGTCTCTGCTTTCCCGCGGAAAGATCCAATATTCCCAGAACTTAAAGTTTCAAGAGAACCCCACTATGCTTCTCTGTTCGCTATCGGACAAATGGCTTGTCTCCACAAATGGACTTGATCCTCCAGGCCAGTACCTTCATGCTGTCAGCTCGGTTTGAGAGAGGCTGGCTGTCTGGGGCCCCAGACTGCAGCCGCCCACAGTTATGTGTTGGGTCTGAGCCCACAGACCCAGCTCCGCCCCTGGAACTGCagaatgccccccacccccaccccaacaacCAGCCCCCAGCATCAGCTTACACTGTCAGGGGCCAGAGGACCACCTGGGTCTCATTAGGCCTGTCAGGGAAGCACTGCGAACCAGACATTAACTCCTTACCAGCTGCAACTGCTCCCTGcacccctctctgcctcctgccctgcTGGACTTGTGGGCCTTTTGGCAACCCCAGCTGGCCTCTGCCCACCCCCCTGCTTCCTGACAGGCCCTCTGCAGATGTCTGCTTCCTAACTAGTCTACTCAATCAGCtatttggggaggggagggatggaggtGACCCTGGGACTGAGATAGGGGGTCTCTATTTGGGAATGGGAAATATAGGGGAGGCAGACCCAAAGCCCCCTATATGGGAGCTGCCTGGCCCTGAAGGAGACAGGGCCAGCAGGGGCCCGAAGTCTCCTGGCAAGCTCAGGACATTTCTGAGCCATGAGCACAGAGAAGCAGACGGCCAGCAGTTCTGTCTGCCTCGACTGGAGCCAGGGCCCTCTCCAACTCCTTCCTGGCCCCCTCCCCTGGTGCTGTCTGTGCCCCCACCCTTTCCCCTCCTACAGTTCCCTGGCCCATCTGGGGTGCTTTTGTTTCTCCTTACTCCGCCCCTCCTCCCTTCCAAGCCCATCTGCTCTCAGGGCAGTGGAGCCTCTCAGGCCCTTTCTCCTCCGTCTCAGTCCTGACAGCCCACTGCTGCTTTCCTTGTCCGCCTCCAGCCTGGTCTTTGCGCACCTCCCGCCATCCTGGCCAGCCAGTCTCTTGTGCTTTTattctctcctccttccatccTCTGTATGCTGAAGGAGTGTCCCAGGTGCCTGCTTTGTGTTCCCCTGTTCAAGTCCCCCTCCGGTGACTCTCCATTCCCTCCAGACTGACACCAACGTTTCCCCCTGGGACTTGAAAGGAATCACCAGTCTGGCTCAGCCTCCCTTCAAGAGCGTGTTCCTTGCTGCTTCACTCCTACATGTTGTCTAGCTACCCAGACTTCTGGCCAGCAGGTCCCTGGGCCTTTGCCTGGGCTGGTCCTCATGGCGGCGCCCACAgatctttctttttgtctgtaaGTGCTAGTGAGCAGTGCTCATTGCCTCCCATTTCTGCACACTCAGCACCCATCATAAAGCTTATATATTCACccaggacagattttttttttttttgagcacctGCTATGTGTTATACAATATGTTTGCTGTTGGGGATGCAGAATCAGTCGCTGGAGTAGCCAATGTATTTTTGGACAATGAACCAAAATGCCTTGAAGGGACACAAATGTACCTGGTGAGCATGTGATGTCCAGAGCAGAGAGCTTAGatcctctctctccacccctggAAAAGGAGAACCCCACTGGGCCACCTTGACACGGAGGGGGTGTGGCTGCTACTTAGAGCCCTCTGTCTGTAGTTATCTGGAGCCTTGGCCGTTCCAGAGCCAGCTGCCAGTGTTGAAACACATGTCTCACTGTCTTCGAAGTTGGAATAACTGGGGCAGATTCCttcgtgcctcagtttcttcctctgtggaATGAGGATGCTACTCCCTGGAGGTGTGGTAAGGGTTCAGTACCACGGAACTCTTACCAGGAACAGTGCCCACGCCCACTTGTCCAAAGGAGAAATCTTAACCTAATTAAACTCAATGTGAATTTATTTGAGCAATTATAAAcaaagcaacacaaaacaaaagtgaTTTGCGAATTGGGCAGTCCAAGGCGGATCCAGACACCTCCCAGTAATAATAGGGTTTGACAGCGCTTAGACGAAACGAGTGTGTGCAGAGACCGCTTAATTGGTTACAGCTTAGTTGGGTAATTGGTTTCAGAGCCGCCTGCAGTTAGCTGAAGTCAGAGTCAGTGCAGGAGCTGAAGCTGGACCAGTGGCCTCCCACAAATACTATCCGGTGGACTACAGTCATTATTATAGCCCAGATTTGCTCCTCATCGTCATAAACATCATGATTGTTCTCAGATGAGTGGGTTGTAGTCAACAGTTTTCACCCttgtctgtggaagccagagttgGCCTCTATTCTTGCGTTAGTCCAGATTTTTAGCTGGCTCGTTGTCCAGTCTCTCATGTGGCTGGGTGAGGTCACAGGTCTAAATTTTAGCCAATAAGATGCAAATGGAAGATGGCTGGATCTTCGttttttccttctgcttctgaAGCAGATGGAGGGAGACTTTGCTGCTACCTGGAACATGGGAATGAGGCCTCATGTGAAGAATGGCtgaggggagatggagagaagcaAGGCCCTTTCCTGCCGTGTGGACTGGGTGGCAGGCCGGGCCTGCTCGTCCTACCCTCAACCTTCTGTGGAAGAGACAGAAACGTTTGGATCGTTCCTATAACACAAGTTGTCTCTAAATCCTAATATTTCCTTCAACAAATACTAACATAAAACTACAGAAAGGAAACtaagggtgggtgggggcactCATCACAGCAAATAAAACATACCCAAAGTCTAGTAACAGAGACTTTTAGGACATAACTAAAAACTGAAGGAGGGAAAACTACAAAGTGCACTCACTTTGTGACCAGAGCTATCATATTTTCATTAAGTGAGTGTAATTTCTTTTGGTGGTAATGTGCACCTGTGCTGTCCGGGCAGGTACTCCGTGGGCAGGTGTCCTTCCAAATAAATGCTAAGAATGAACTctaggagctgggcggtggtggcacacacctgtaatcccagcactctgggaggcagaggcaggtggatttcagagttcgaggccagcctggtctacagagtgagctccaggacagccagggctatatagagaaaccctgtcttgaaaaaaccaaatccaaaaaacaaaaaccaaaccaaacaaacaaacaaacaagaaaagaattagCTCTAGGAATTAGGGCAActctttctgaagagaaatgaggTAGCAAATCTGAGCTGAGCAGTCAGTACTCCTCTGAAGATATTGTTGAAAGAATCACCCAGCCACtagcagttttttaaaaaaagatgacatgaagttgggagaCAGGTAGGCACACTAGGGATAGTTGGAGTGAGGTAGTAATGGGTGGGCATCTTCAATATATATTGTATGAATATATGAAACtttcaaattataaatattttaaacaaacaagaaatgagACTGGAgcgattgctcagtggttagtaTCACTGtgtgcttttgcagaggacaggTACAATTCCCAACACTCGCACAGCAGCTCCTGACTATCTAAACTCCAGTCCTGGGGGATCTGAcgctctctctggcctctgtgggcaatcagcatacacagcacacaggcatacattgcaggcaaaacactcctacacataaaaatgtgaaaataaggCCTGCCTGCAGCTCTGCCACCGTGGGGGCAGGCAGGGGGAAGGCACCCTGAAGTCCACCACCCTGTGGCCTGCCTGCAATGGGAGCCACCAGGATGTGCAGGTGTGTGGTAATGGGGtaaggggaagggaaaggcagaAAGGTTTGAGCACTGTGGGTTGGGTGGAACCAAAGATGCAAGGGTAGATAGAGTGGCCTGCTCTGCTGTCCAGGGACCGTGGTGAGGTCCCAGCCTGTGCTGCTGCTTTTGGCTCTGTCTGGGTCTGTGGCCATGCAGGGGTCTGTGTCAGTGCCTGTGGCTCACTCTGCCATTGAGGGCCATGCAGGTGTGCatggtctgggctgctgcctgaaGCTGTGTGGATGCGTCAGTGTgtactggggtggggtggggtggctgcAGAATTGGTCCAACCCCTCACTTggttgcagcacttggg
Proteins encoded in this region:
- the Mapk7 gene encoding mitogen-activated protein kinase 7 isoform X1, giving the protein MAEPLKEEDGEDGSGEPPGRVKAEPVHTAASVVAKNLALLKARSFDVTFDVGDEYEIIETIGNGAYGVVSSARRRLTGQQVAIKKIPNAFDVVTNAKRTLRELKILKHFKHDNIIAIKDILRPTVPYGEFRSVYVVLDLMESDLHQIIHSSQPLTLEHVRYFLYQLLRGLKYMHSAQVIHRDLKPSNLLVNENCELKIGDFGMARGLCTSPAEHQYFMTEYVATRWYRAPELMLSLHEYTQAIDLWSVGCIFGEMLARRQLFPGKNYVHQLQLIMMVLGTPSPAVIQAVGAERVRAYIQSLPPRQPVPWETVYPGADRQALSLLGRMLRFEPSARISAAAALRHPFLAKYHDPDDEPDCAPPFDFAFDREALTRERIKEAIVAEIEDFHARREGIRQQIRFQPSLQPVASEPVCPDVEMPSPWAPSGDCAMESPPPALPPCSGPAPDTVDLTLQPAPPASELAPPKREGAISDNTKAALKAALLKSLRSRLRDGPSAPLEAPEPRKPVTAQERQREREEKRRRRQERAKEREKRRQERERKERGAGTLGGPSTDPLAGLVLSDNDRSLLERWTRMARPPAPAPAPAPVPAPSSAQPTSPPTGPVSQSTAPLQPAGSIPGPASQPVCPPPGPVPQPAGPIPAPLQTAPSTSLLASQTLVPPSGLPGSDAPELLPYFPSGPPPPEPGLTPQPSTSESPDVNLVTQQLSKSQVEDPLPPVFSGTPKGSGAGYGVGFDLEEFLNQSFDMGVADGPQDGQADSASLSASLLADWLEGHGMNPADIESLQREIQMDSPMLLSDLPDLQEP
- the Mapk7 gene encoding mitogen-activated protein kinase 7 isoform X2, which translates into the protein MCGLLSRGGQQVAIKKIPNAFDVVTNAKRTLRELKILKHFKHDNIIAIKDILRPTVPYGEFRSVYVVLDLMESDLHQIIHSSQPLTLEHVRYFLYQLLRGLKYMHSAQVIHRDLKPSNLLVNENCELKIGDFGMARGLCTSPAEHQYFMTEYVATRWYRAPELMLSLHEYTQAIDLWSVGCIFGEMLARRQLFPGKNYVHQLQLIMMVLGTPSPAVIQAVGAERVRAYIQSLPPRQPVPWETVYPGADRQALSLLGRMLRFEPSARISAAAALRHPFLAKYHDPDDEPDCAPPFDFAFDREALTRERIKEAIVAEIEDFHARREGIRQQIRFQPSLQPVASEPVCPDVEMPSPWAPSGDCAMESPPPALPPCSGPAPDTVDLTLQPAPPASELAPPKREGAISDNTKAALKAALLKSLRSRLRDGPSAPLEAPEPRKPVTAQERQREREEKRRRRQERAKEREKRRQERERKERGAGTLGGPSTDPLAGLVLSDNDRSLLERWTRMARPPAPAPAPAPVPAPSSAQPTSPPTGPVSQSTAPLQPAGSIPGPASQPVCPPPGPVPQPAGPIPAPLQTAPSTSLLASQTLVPPSGLPGSDAPELLPYFPSGPPPPEPGLTPQPSTSESPDVNLVTQQLSKSQVEDPLPPVFSGTPKGSGAGYGVGFDLEEFLNQSFDMGVADGPQDGQADSASLSASLLADWLEGHGMNPADIESLQREIQMDSPMLLSDLPDLQEP
- the Mapk7 gene encoding mitogen-activated protein kinase 7 isoform X3, giving the protein MESDLHQIIHSSQPLTLEHVRYFLYQLLRGLKYMHSAQVIHRDLKPSNLLVNENCELKIGDFGMARGLCTSPAEHQYFMTEYVATRWYRAPELMLSLHEYTQAIDLWSVGCIFGEMLARRQLFPGKNYVHQLQLIMMVLGTPSPAVIQAVGAERVRAYIQSLPPRQPVPWETVYPGADRQALSLLGRMLRFEPSARISAAAALRHPFLAKYHDPDDEPDCAPPFDFAFDREALTRERIKEAIVAEIEDFHARREGIRQQIRFQPSLQPVASEPVCPDVEMPSPWAPSGDCAMESPPPALPPCSGPAPDTVDLTLQPAPPASELAPPKREGAISDNTKAALKAALLKSLRSRLRDGPSAPLEAPEPRKPVTAQERQREREEKRRRRQERAKEREKRRQERERKERGAGTLGGPSTDPLAGLVLSDNDRSLLERWTRMARPPAPAPAPAPVPAPSSAQPTSPPTGPVSQSTAPLQPAGSIPGPASQPVCPPPGPVPQPAGPIPAPLQTAPSTSLLASQTLVPPSGLPGSDAPELLPYFPSGPPPPEPGLTPQPSTSESPDVNLVTQQLSKSQVEDPLPPVFSGTPKGSGAGYGVGFDLEEFLNQSFDMGVADGPQDGQADSASLSASLLADWLEGHGMNPADIESLQREIQMDSPMLLSDLPDLQEP
- the Mfap4 gene encoding microfibril-associated glycoprotein 4 is translated as MKTLPALPLLLMLLSTPPPCAPQASGIRGDALEKSCLQQPLDCDDIYAQGYQEDGVYLIYPYGPSVPVPVFCDMTTEGGKWTVFQKRFNGSVSFFRGWSDYKLGFGRADGEYWLGLQNLHLLTLKQKYELRVDLEDFENNTAFAKYTDFSISPNAVSAEEDGYTLYVAGFEDGGAGDSLSYHSGQKFSTFDRDQDLFVQNCAALSSGAFWFRSCHFANLNGFYLGGSHLSYANGINWAQWKGFYYSLKRTEMKIRRA